One genomic window of Corynebacterium diphtheriae includes the following:
- a CDS encoding FecCD family ABC transporter permease, translating to MTHLATETDSRSRVTKLAAIIKKQRGRARVRFALTLAVLTISTIVLWLASLMFGDSFYSLADVTSVILGDTVPGASFTVGELRLPRATIAIVAGFAFGVSGIIFQTMLRNQLASPDIIGISAGAAAAGATMIVIFHASQAIVSTVALVASLSVAGLTYMLALKSGFTGTRLILTGIGIAAMLQAWTTYVLSKASAWDLPTATRWLTGSLNNMSWERGFPLVITVLVVVALLLVGAHRLSILELGDDIATSLGLRVNLLRGALIVGAVMLIAVATAATGPISFVAFMAGPIAMRVFSPGANLIVPSGLIGAFLVLAADLAGQYLVGTRYPVGVITGALGAPFLVYLLIKTSR from the coding sequence ATGACACACCTCGCCACAGAAACCGACTCGCGAAGCCGAGTAACCAAGCTCGCAGCCATCATCAAGAAGCAGCGGGGCCGCGCCAGGGTTCGCTTTGCGCTCACGTTAGCTGTGCTGACCATCAGTACGATCGTATTGTGGCTTGCCAGCCTCATGTTCGGGGACTCGTTCTATTCGCTTGCCGACGTCACCAGCGTCATCCTCGGCGATACCGTCCCCGGCGCATCTTTCACGGTGGGTGAATTGCGCCTGCCACGCGCGACGATTGCTATCGTGGCTGGATTCGCATTTGGTGTCTCGGGAATCATCTTCCAAACGATGCTGCGAAACCAGCTGGCCTCACCGGACATTATTGGCATTTCTGCTGGTGCCGCCGCTGCAGGTGCCACCATGATTGTGATATTTCACGCGTCGCAGGCGATCGTGTCGACGGTGGCGCTGGTGGCGTCGTTAAGCGTGGCGGGCCTGACCTACATGCTGGCGCTGAAGTCTGGATTCACGGGCACGCGCCTGATTCTGACAGGCATCGGCATTGCAGCGATGCTGCAGGCATGGACTACATACGTATTATCTAAGGCTTCCGCGTGGGATCTACCGACGGCTACGCGCTGGCTGACCGGATCGCTAAACAATATGTCGTGGGAACGCGGGTTTCCACTGGTCATTACTGTTTTGGTAGTGGTGGCGCTGCTGCTGGTTGGCGCGCATAGGCTGTCGATTCTAGAGCTTGGCGACGACATCGCGACCTCACTCGGTCTCCGGGTAAACCTGCTGCGCGGAGCTCTGATTGTCGGTGCGGTCATGCTCATCGCCGTTGCGACAGCCGCGACCGGTCCAATCTCGTTTGTCGCATTCATGGCGGGGCCGATCGCGATGCGAGTGTTCTCCCCCGGCGCGAATCTTATTGTGCCCTCGGGACTGATCGGCGCGTTCTTGGTGCTTGCTGCAGATTTAGCTGGACAGTATCTCGTCGGCACGCGATATCCGGTGGGCGTTATTACTGGCGCGCTCGGTGCGCCGTTTCTGGTCTATCTGCTCATTAAAACCTCGCGCTAG
- a CDS encoding inorganic phosphate transporter: protein MTDSAMLSGAPFDQRSDKWWHLTFGGMLAVALIFFITWSMGYVGPEANKAMLITTIAFGVFMAFNIGGNDVANSFGTSVGAGTLSMKQALVIAAIFEVSGAVLAGGEVTDTVKSGIVDLGAIDLDPQHFAFIMMASLLGAAVWLLVATKMGWPVSTTHSIVGGIVGASLLLGFTQGIGGWEMVQWAEIGRIAMSWVLSPLLGGLCAWLLFGFIKKHILVYNEEADEALRQIKADRIELHQSFKASFERLNEIQQLAYTNAMTRDAALIQEPDFDPEQLESDYYRNLYRINTRRDNLNTHRALENWVPLLAAAGAALIGAMMLFKGLKNLNLHISNLGNVVILVMLSAVVWMAISIFSRLLRQQELTRATFVLFSWMQVFTASAFAFSHGSNDIANAIGPFSAVLDVLRTDSINGKAAVPTALMVTCGISLIAGLWFIGRYVIHTVGTGLTKMHPASGFAAELSAAAVVMGASVIGLPVSSTHILIGAILGIGVVNKSANWRLMKPIGMAWIITLPAAAAVSGAAVLVLNAVWG from the coding sequence ATGACGGACAGCGCGATGCTCAGTGGCGCTCCCTTCGATCAGCGCTCCGACAAATGGTGGCACCTCACCTTTGGCGGAATGCTCGCAGTGGCGCTGATCTTCTTCATCACATGGTCCATGGGATACGTTGGCCCCGAAGCCAACAAAGCCATGCTGATCACCACGATCGCCTTCGGCGTATTCATGGCCTTCAACATCGGCGGCAACGATGTGGCCAACTCCTTTGGCACCTCGGTGGGTGCGGGAACACTCAGCATGAAACAAGCGCTGGTGATCGCCGCAATCTTCGAAGTATCCGGCGCTGTCCTCGCAGGCGGCGAGGTCACCGACACAGTTAAATCCGGCATCGTTGACCTCGGTGCCATCGACCTCGACCCCCAACACTTCGCCTTCATCATGATGGCCTCGCTCCTCGGAGCCGCAGTATGGCTCCTCGTGGCCACCAAGATGGGCTGGCCAGTGTCCACCACGCACTCCATCGTCGGCGGTATCGTCGGTGCCTCGCTGCTCTTGGGCTTTACCCAAGGAATCGGCGGCTGGGAGATGGTGCAATGGGCAGAAATCGGCCGCATCGCGATGTCCTGGGTGCTTTCGCCACTACTTGGTGGCCTCTGTGCGTGGTTGCTCTTCGGCTTTATTAAAAAGCACATTTTGGTCTACAACGAAGAAGCCGACGAGGCGCTTCGCCAGATCAAAGCAGACCGCATTGAGCTGCACCAATCCTTCAAAGCCTCCTTCGAGCGCCTCAACGAGATCCAGCAGTTGGCCTACACCAACGCCATGACTCGCGACGCCGCCTTGATCCAAGAACCAGACTTCGACCCAGAACAACTGGAGTCTGACTACTACCGCAACCTGTACCGCATCAATACCCGACGCGACAACCTAAACACCCACCGTGCGTTGGAAAACTGGGTGCCGCTGCTGGCTGCTGCAGGCGCCGCCCTTATCGGTGCCATGATGCTGTTCAAAGGGCTTAAGAACCTCAACTTGCATATCAGCAACTTGGGCAACGTGGTTATCCTCGTGATGCTCTCCGCAGTAGTCTGGATGGCCATTTCGATCTTCTCCCGACTGCTGCGCCAGCAAGAACTCACACGGGCAACCTTTGTGCTGTTCTCTTGGATGCAGGTATTTACCGCCTCTGCCTTCGCGTTTTCCCACGGTTCGAACGATATCGCCAACGCAATCGGACCATTTTCCGCAGTGCTTGACGTCCTCCGCACCGACTCCATCAACGGCAAAGCCGCAGTGCCAACCGCACTGATGGTCACCTGCGGTATCTCACTGATCGCCGGCTTGTGGTTCATCGGCCGCTACGTGATCCACACCGTGGGCACCGGATTAACCAAGATGCACCCTGCCTCCGGCTTCGCAGCTGAACTTTCCGCCGCAGCGGTAGTCATGGGCGCATCCGTCATCGGCTTGCCGGTGTCTTCCACTCACATCTTGATCGGCGCGATCCTCGGTATCGGCGTGGTCAACAAATCCGCCAACTGGCGGCTCATGAAGCCCATCGGCATGGCATGGATTATCACCCTGCCGGCTGCAGCCGCAGTATCCGGCGCAGCAGTGCTCGTGCTCAACGCCGTGTGGGGGTAA
- a CDS encoding FecCD family ABC transporter permease: protein MFGVRSITPAEALSALGGATDTAGEAAAWTRIPRTLLALCAGAALATSGTAFQAVTRNPLADPGIFGVLAGASLAVVISLTFFNVSRTLPIMLIASAGAFAAAVFVYSVGSIGRGGATPLKLALSGAATAAALSSLTSAILLPRANVMDEFRNWQIGSVSGAQWESLAVALPLLGLGFAIVFLTSSGLNALSLGDDVATSLGINLTRTRILVTFGAVLLCGTATAVTGPIAFVGLIVPHVLRLLLGTDHRILIPASALAGAVLLTLADTAGRLLEGSSEIAVGIIMPFLGAPLFIWIVRQTRMREL, encoded by the coding sequence ATGTTCGGCGTTCGCAGCATTACACCGGCCGAAGCTCTATCGGCGCTCGGTGGTGCTACCGACACCGCCGGTGAAGCTGCAGCGTGGACTCGTATTCCACGCACGCTACTGGCGCTCTGCGCGGGTGCGGCACTCGCTACCTCAGGCACCGCTTTCCAGGCTGTGACACGAAATCCACTGGCAGACCCTGGAATCTTCGGTGTTCTTGCGGGCGCGTCTCTTGCAGTGGTCATCAGCCTTACGTTCTTTAACGTCAGTCGCACGCTTCCGATCATGCTTATTGCGTCGGCGGGCGCTTTCGCTGCTGCGGTGTTTGTCTACAGCGTTGGCTCGATTGGTCGCGGCGGCGCCACACCGCTCAAGCTCGCGCTTTCCGGTGCTGCCACGGCTGCCGCTTTGTCCAGCTTGACCAGCGCCATCCTGTTGCCCCGAGCCAATGTCATGGACGAGTTCCGCAATTGGCAGATTGGTTCCGTTAGCGGTGCGCAGTGGGAATCGCTCGCGGTGGCGCTGCCGCTGCTTGGGCTCGGCTTCGCCATAGTGTTTCTCACCAGCAGTGGCCTTAACGCCCTGTCCCTCGGCGATGATGTCGCCACCAGCTTGGGCATTAACCTCACTCGCACGCGGATCTTGGTCACGTTCGGCGCAGTCTTGCTTTGCGGAACCGCCACGGCCGTCACCGGCCCGATTGCCTTCGTCGGGCTAATCGTCCCGCACGTCCTGCGCCTACTGCTCGGCACGGACCACCGCATCCTAATCCCAGCAAGTGCGCTGGCAGGCGCCGTATTGCTGACACTCGCAGACACCGCAGGACGCCTCCTTGAAGGCTCCTCCGAGATCGCCGTCGGCATTATCATGCCGTTCCTCGGCGCGCCACTGTTCATCTGGATTGTGCGACAGACAAGGATGCGCGAACTATGA
- a CDS encoding phosphoribosylformylglycinamidine synthase — protein sequence MDARLAIRRSPNFRDEERALLRSLNNLEGAPLTDVQIINVYDVFDATEADITALTNSVVSDPKVDTVLTTAELDTIVEQAPAHLAVEPLPGQYDQRADAAEQALRLLNPHTNARVTSGELYIFSDLTEEAFANIRDYLINPVEAGEKNLDVLRAPSMGNIAPLKQYPDFLELDDAGLSALLASEGMAMSLADLKLIQEYFRTEGRTPTEVELAALDTYWSDHCRHTTFNTELREITNSSSRYGAQLDRALKRYDELREANGRAHKPRTLMDLGTIMGRELRRNGTMTDQEVSEEINACSVYVDVDTPEGDKPWLLMFKNETHNHPTEIEPFGGASTCLGGAIRDPLSGRSWVYQAMRISGAGDINTPRTETIDGKLPQADISARATHGYSSYGNQIGLATTSVRELIHPGYVAKHMELGAVVAAAPQENVKRLEPQPGDVVIILGGRTGRDGVGGATGSSKAHDEESLARSGAEVQKGNPVNERKIQRLFRRPEIAQMIVRCNDFGAGGVSVAVGELTDSIDIHLDRVPLKYAGLNAREIAISESQERMAVVVRPEDVAAFIEAAATENIEAVELATVTDSGRLRMFLGKDLVLDLSREFLETNGAARSQSVEMRDAGDVEKPAQPATILESLTRHGSQEGMVEQFDATVGRSTVLMPYGGRTQKTDELASVQTFPVPGGSHTASVMTYGFSPELADVSPYLMGSYSVVEALSRLVATGANARGAWLSVQEYFQRLDQKPELWGEVTQALLGLLEAQDAFEVAAIGGKDSMSGTYGDDLHVPATLVTFAVATMDARRTLSAAIPSGEFDVYHLAHTPLETGEANYEQLRANFDAFHELAATGTLSAASPIIPSGLGATIVNMLLGNELGFQGSATTNAALGGLVFAVPAGTAVELADAQLIGHTNPSGEIAFGEETFTIAQALDTLERDYREVYPLNVTTADVEALPDFATALPTADSDSEEANASAGDKAVHVLLPVFPGTNSEYDMAEAFEAAGATTEFHIIRNLNSEMLAADTEAFITKLQSANILAFSGGFSLGDEPDGSAKFMAAFLRSDAVAAAVKDFVARDGLVLGICNGFQALVKSGFLPYGDPAKMTAESPTLAHNRQLRHVSRIATTRVSSVASPWLSTFTPGQQHLMPVSHGEGRFVVSETEAQALFSAGQVAFQYVDADGTPTMEAPANPNGSNYAIEGIISPDGRILGKMGHPERFRDGLMRNIPGMEVQDIFANAVNYCRKSQR from the coding sequence ATGGACGCGCGTCTTGCCATTCGCCGCTCACCCAACTTCCGCGACGAGGAGCGCGCGCTACTGCGTTCCCTCAACAACTTAGAAGGCGCCCCCCTCACCGACGTCCAGATCATCAATGTCTACGACGTCTTCGACGCCACCGAAGCAGACATCACCGCCCTAACAAACTCCGTAGTCAGCGACCCCAAGGTGGACACCGTACTTACTACAGCTGAGCTCGACACCATCGTCGAACAAGCACCAGCTCATCTCGCGGTCGAACCACTACCTGGCCAATACGACCAGCGCGCCGACGCAGCCGAACAAGCACTACGACTGCTCAACCCCCACACCAACGCACGTGTAACCTCCGGCGAGCTTTATATCTTCAGCGACCTAACCGAAGAGGCATTCGCCAACATCCGCGACTACCTGATCAACCCCGTCGAAGCAGGCGAGAAAAACCTCGATGTACTGCGCGCACCATCCATGGGTAACATCGCCCCACTCAAGCAATACCCAGATTTCCTTGAGCTCGACGACGCTGGCTTGAGCGCATTGCTGGCCAGCGAAGGCATGGCCATGAGCTTGGCGGACCTGAAGCTTATTCAAGAATACTTCCGCACCGAAGGCCGCACCCCCACCGAGGTGGAACTGGCAGCACTGGACACCTACTGGTCCGATCACTGCCGCCACACCACCTTTAACACCGAGCTGAGGGAGATCACCAACTCCAGCAGTCGTTACGGTGCACAGCTCGACCGCGCACTGAAGCGTTACGACGAACTCCGCGAAGCCAACGGTCGCGCCCATAAGCCACGCACCCTCATGGACTTGGGCACCATCATGGGCCGTGAGCTGCGTCGCAACGGAACCATGACCGATCAAGAAGTCAGCGAAGAAATCAACGCCTGCTCCGTATACGTTGACGTGGACACCCCAGAAGGTGACAAGCCTTGGCTGCTGATGTTCAAAAACGAAACCCACAACCACCCCACCGAAATCGAACCATTCGGTGGCGCATCCACCTGCCTCGGTGGCGCAATCCGCGACCCACTATCCGGTCGCTCCTGGGTTTACCAAGCAATGCGCATCTCCGGCGCCGGTGACATCAACACCCCACGCACCGAAACGATCGACGGCAAACTCCCGCAGGCAGACATCAGTGCCCGCGCAACCCACGGCTACTCCAGCTACGGCAACCAGATCGGTCTGGCAACCACCAGCGTCCGCGAACTGATTCACCCAGGTTACGTCGCCAAGCACATGGAACTCGGCGCCGTTGTGGCAGCCGCACCACAAGAAAACGTCAAGCGCCTAGAGCCTCAACCAGGCGACGTAGTGATCATCCTCGGTGGCCGCACCGGACGCGACGGCGTGGGCGGAGCCACCGGCTCCTCCAAAGCACACGACGAAGAATCCTTGGCACGCTCGGGTGCAGAAGTCCAAAAGGGCAACCCCGTCAACGAACGCAAGATCCAACGCCTGTTCCGCCGACCAGAAATCGCCCAAATGATCGTGCGCTGCAATGACTTCGGCGCAGGTGGCGTGTCCGTCGCAGTCGGCGAACTCACCGACAGCATCGACATCCACCTCGATCGCGTACCACTGAAATACGCCGGCCTCAACGCCCGCGAAATCGCCATCTCCGAGTCCCAGGAACGCATGGCAGTCGTCGTGCGCCCAGAAGACGTAGCCGCCTTCATTGAAGCAGCCGCAACCGAAAACATCGAGGCAGTAGAGCTCGCCACCGTCACCGACAGCGGACGCCTACGCATGTTCCTCGGCAAGGACCTAGTCCTCGACCTCTCCCGCGAATTCCTCGAAACCAACGGCGCAGCACGCTCCCAGAGCGTAGAAATGCGCGATGCAGGAGACGTCGAAAAGCCTGCTCAGCCAGCAACCATCCTCGAATCCTTGACCCGCCACGGCTCCCAAGAAGGCATGGTCGAACAATTCGACGCCACCGTCGGACGCTCCACCGTACTCATGCCATACGGCGGCCGCACCCAAAAAACCGACGAACTCGCATCCGTACAAACCTTCCCAGTACCAGGCGGATCCCACACCGCATCGGTCATGACCTACGGATTCAGCCCAGAGCTCGCCGACGTCTCCCCCTACCTCATGGGCTCCTACTCCGTCGTCGAAGCACTCAGCCGACTCGTCGCCACCGGTGCCAACGCACGCGGCGCATGGCTGTCCGTCCAAGAATACTTCCAGCGCCTCGACCAAAAACCCGAACTCTGGGGCGAAGTAACCCAGGCACTCCTGGGCCTTCTTGAAGCACAAGACGCCTTCGAAGTAGCTGCCATCGGCGGCAAGGACTCCATGAGCGGCACCTACGGCGATGACCTGCACGTTCCCGCAACGCTGGTCACCTTCGCAGTCGCCACCATGGACGCACGACGCACCCTCAGCGCCGCCATCCCAAGCGGCGAATTCGACGTCTACCACCTCGCCCACACCCCGCTGGAAACCGGCGAAGCCAACTACGAGCAACTCCGCGCCAACTTCGACGCCTTCCATGAGCTCGCCGCCACCGGCACCCTCTCGGCAGCCTCCCCCATCATCCCAAGTGGGCTCGGCGCCACCATCGTGAACATGCTGCTCGGCAACGAACTCGGATTCCAAGGTAGCGCCACCACCAACGCAGCCCTCGGCGGCCTCGTATTCGCGGTCCCAGCCGGCACCGCAGTCGAGCTTGCCGACGCCCAACTCATCGGTCACACCAACCCATCCGGCGAGATCGCCTTCGGCGAAGAAACCTTCACCATCGCCCAAGCACTCGACACCCTAGAGCGCGACTACCGCGAGGTCTACCCCCTCAACGTAACCACCGCAGACGTAGAGGCCCTCCCAGATTTTGCAACCGCCCTACCCACGGCAGACTCGGATTCTGAAGAAGCCAACGCCTCCGCCGGTGACAAAGCCGTACACGTGTTGCTGCCAGTATTCCCAGGTACTAACTCCGAATACGACATGGCAGAGGCCTTCGAAGCAGCAGGTGCCACCACCGAATTCCACATCATCCGAAACCTCAACTCGGAGATGCTGGCTGCTGACACAGAAGCATTCATCACCAAGCTGCAATCCGCCAACATCCTGGCATTCTCCGGCGGATTCTCCCTCGGCGACGAACCAGACGGCTCCGCGAAATTCATGGCAGCCTTCCTACGCTCCGACGCCGTAGCCGCAGCGGTCAAGGACTTCGTGGCTCGCGACGGCCTCGTCCTCGGAATCTGCAACGGCTTCCAAGCACTGGTCAAGAGCGGATTCCTCCCATACGGCGACCCTGCCAAGATGACCGCAGAATCCCCAACCTTGGCACACAACCGCCAACTGCGACACGTCTCACGCATCGCCACCACTCGCGTCAGCTCCGTAGCCTCCCCATGGCTGAGCACCTTCACCCCAGGCCAGCAGCACCTCATGCCGGTTTCTCACGGCGAAGGCCGCTTCGTGGTATCCGAAACGGAAGCCCAAGCACTGTTTAGCGCAGGTCAGGTAGCATTCCAGTATGTGGATGCCGACGGCACCCCCACCATGGAAGCACCTGCGAACCCCAACGGATCCAACTACGCCATCGAGGGCATCATCTCCCCAGATGGTCGCATCCTTGGCAAGATGGGTCACCCCGAGCGCTTCCGCGACGGCCTCATGCGCAACATTCCTGGTATGGAGGTCCAAGACATCTTCGCTAACGCGGTGAACTACTGCCGTAAGAGTCAACGCTAG
- a CDS encoding siderophore-interacting protein, which yields MAHRPHRVRVARAQQISPHFQRVTLHGVENVGPKDIIRDVRIKVIIPTSGQLPDLPEENWFTTWKDLDPETRGHARTYSIRAFRRNLPNNAPDELDIDFVLHPDAAGPASTWATNAEVGDELLIIAPPRDDDSGGGIEFVPDASSRVVMLGDETALPAIAKTLEEWPEDVRGDVFIEIPCLDDAQELEVPPGVTVQWLAREVDEADRQLSESLRRKAAANGDGDGRGASGELLYTSLEKFVRNELQVDSQEPLSDVGAEQMAEDAASASEYDPSLMVWETPSFSRAGEALDTSHSESPFKGTYFWIAGESSAVIRMRRLLVKEHQVPRKQVSFMGYWKRGQAAKG from the coding sequence ATGGCACATCGTCCGCATCGCGTTCGCGTCGCTCGTGCGCAGCAGATTTCCCCGCATTTCCAGCGAGTCACGCTTCACGGCGTCGAGAATGTCGGCCCAAAGGACATCATTCGTGATGTCCGTATCAAGGTCATCATCCCGACTAGTGGACAGCTGCCTGACTTGCCCGAAGAGAATTGGTTCACTACCTGGAAGGACCTCGATCCGGAGACGCGTGGGCACGCCCGCACCTATTCAATCCGCGCTTTCCGACGCAACCTGCCCAACAACGCGCCCGATGAACTCGACATTGACTTTGTCCTACACCCTGATGCCGCTGGGCCAGCGTCGACATGGGCCACGAATGCCGAGGTCGGTGATGAACTACTTATCATCGCGCCACCGCGCGACGACGATTCTGGCGGTGGCATCGAGTTCGTGCCTGATGCTAGCAGTCGTGTCGTGATGCTCGGCGATGAGACTGCCCTTCCTGCGATTGCGAAGACGTTGGAGGAATGGCCGGAGGACGTGCGCGGGGATGTGTTTATTGAGATTCCGTGCTTGGACGACGCACAAGAATTGGAAGTGCCACCTGGGGTTACAGTGCAGTGGCTAGCGAGAGAGGTCGACGAGGCCGATAGACAGCTGTCCGAGAGTTTGCGACGTAAAGCGGCCGCCAATGGCGACGGCGACGGACGCGGAGCTTCGGGAGAACTGTTGTACACCAGTCTGGAGAAATTTGTCCGTAATGAGTTGCAGGTAGATTCACAAGAGCCGCTGTCAGATGTTGGGGCGGAGCAGATGGCCGAGGATGCTGCGTCGGCAAGCGAATACGATCCGAGCCTTATGGTGTGGGAGACGCCGAGCTTCTCACGGGCGGGTGAGGCGCTGGACACAAGCCACAGCGAGAGTCCCTTTAAGGGCACCTACTTTTGGATTGCGGGTGAGTCGTCGGCAGTGATTCGGATGCGGCGATTGCTGGTGAAGGAACACCAGGTTCCGAGGAAGCAGGTGTCCTTCATGGGATATTGGAAGCGGGGCCAAGCGGCGAAGGGGTAG
- a CDS encoding ABC transporter ATP-binding protein gives MSAQLTSRSLSSGYGVDPIVKDVTLSFESGKITSIVGPNGCGKSTFLRTLARLIRPTAGSVELNGKPLGAYSSRELAKRLGLLPQTPVEPDGITVADLVGRGRTPYQGILGRWTASDYDIVAEAMASTQVAELADRSIEELSGGQRQRVWIAMALAQQTDVLLLDEPTTYLDLKHQLEVLDLLTDLNQRRGTTIIMVLHDLNLAARYSDNLVAMRDGRLHSVGRPVDVLTQDLTREAFDLESLVITDPVSGLPTVTPIGRHHTQLVHEI, from the coding sequence TTGTCCGCTCAACTCACTTCCCGTTCTCTTTCTTCTGGGTATGGGGTAGATCCCATTGTGAAAGATGTAACCCTATCGTTTGAGTCCGGCAAGATTACGTCGATTGTCGGGCCGAATGGTTGCGGCAAGTCTACGTTTCTGCGGACCCTGGCGAGGTTGATTCGGCCTACAGCCGGTTCCGTTGAGCTGAATGGCAAGCCGCTGGGAGCCTATTCTTCGCGCGAGTTGGCAAAGCGGCTCGGGCTACTTCCGCAGACACCGGTTGAGCCCGATGGAATCACCGTCGCTGACCTGGTAGGGCGAGGCCGCACGCCTTACCAGGGAATTTTGGGTAGGTGGACTGCGTCCGACTACGACATCGTCGCCGAAGCGATGGCGTCCACCCAGGTGGCGGAATTGGCAGATCGGAGCATCGAAGAGCTTTCCGGCGGCCAGCGGCAGCGCGTATGGATTGCGATGGCGCTCGCGCAGCAGACCGACGTATTGCTCCTCGACGAACCGACCACCTACCTCGACTTGAAACACCAGTTAGAAGTCCTGGATTTACTGACCGACCTCAATCAACGTCGTGGCACCACCATCATCATGGTGCTGCACGACCTGAATTTGGCCGCCCGCTACTCCGACAACCTCGTAGCTATGCGCGATGGTCGCTTGCATTCGGTGGGCAGGCCCGTCGACGTGCTCACGCAAGACCTCACCCGCGAGGCGTTTGACCTCGAATCGCTCGTTATTACCGATCCTGTGTCAGGGCTGCCGACGGTGACTCCCATCGGCCGTCATCACACGCAACTAGTCCATGAGATTTAA
- a CDS encoding enoyl-CoA hydratase/isomerase family protein: MTGIIITPAKKTFFAGGDIKQMSKATEADAEAMFTMVEHMKESLRLEKLPVPIVAVINGAALGGGLEVALAANHRIAADARGSKIGLPEVTLALLPGGGGVSRVVRMIGIQNALMQVILTGAQMNPQPPSGTTPHVAGPPH, from the coding sequence ATCACGGGCATTATCATCACCCCCGCGAAAAAGACCTTCTTCGCAGGTGGCGACATCAAGCAGATGTCCAAGGCCACCGAGGCCGACGCGGAAGCCATGTTCACCATGGTTGAGCACATGAAGGAGTCCCTCCGCTTGGAGAAACTACCGGTTCCAATCGTGGCAGTCATCAACGGTGCAGCTCTCGGCGGCGGTCTCGAGGTCGCTCTCGCAGCTAACCACCGCATTGCCGCCGATGCCCGCGGCTCCAAGATCGGCCTGCCAGAGGTCACCCTCGCCCTTTTGCCAGGCGGCGGCGGTGTCTCCCGCGTCGTTCGCATGATTGGTATTCAGAATGCACTGATGCAGGTCATCCTCACCGGCGCACAGATGAATCCGCAGCCGCCAAGTGGCACGACGCCGCACGTGGCCGGGCCGCCGCACTAG
- a CDS encoding serine/threonine protein kinase has product MSTATALAVGFSGTAVVTAAPTQNTDVCTNSPESLKAMQRWSAATKAVKRAEGDKVVAATYAEMLAEAQQDLQVKTAEAAEKKSELDRVQGAVDVRRTDKEIRDAFQELLELAEADLASADKALATAMETQRLAQEKLAQRQSQQKLFEVDAQIAEHYEQKLKELQATKDDVWNDYERQEKHKQIAHAESSLAQYEHDKVVYDAMKEIIAEAEANVKAADEAVLAAQKVRDEAAQKVELRKKQKEPYEVDVMVQEEFAKKVVSAKKDYDAAVVAKSEAEKQVALREQQLKNYVNVDAELEQAQEALRDAESGKVYASLKEADCFTAKTSEKLTPAAESDSPQRSNIFLAIIAGLGLAGLLAFFMPVIAKFLGR; this is encoded by the coding sequence GTGTCCACAGCAACGGCGTTAGCTGTCGGTTTTTCCGGTACCGCCGTGGTGACAGCTGCCCCAACGCAGAACACAGACGTCTGCACCAATTCTCCCGAGTCTTTGAAAGCGATGCAGCGTTGGTCCGCAGCTACCAAGGCAGTTAAGCGTGCTGAAGGTGACAAGGTTGTGGCAGCTACTTATGCAGAAATGCTGGCAGAGGCACAGCAGGATCTTCAAGTTAAAACCGCTGAGGCTGCAGAAAAAAAGTCTGAGCTTGATCGTGTACAAGGTGCTGTCGACGTTCGTCGAACTGATAAGGAAATCCGCGATGCTTTCCAAGAGCTGTTAGAACTTGCGGAAGCGGATCTTGCCTCGGCAGATAAGGCTTTAGCAACCGCGATGGAAACCCAGCGTCTGGCGCAGGAAAAGTTGGCTCAGCGTCAGTCTCAGCAGAAACTGTTTGAAGTTGATGCTCAGATTGCAGAGCATTATGAACAGAAACTGAAGGAGCTGCAAGCTACCAAAGATGATGTTTGGAACGACTACGAGCGCCAGGAAAAGCACAAGCAAATTGCGCACGCGGAAAGTTCATTGGCACAGTATGAACACGACAAAGTTGTCTACGATGCTATGAAAGAGATCATCGCGGAGGCAGAGGCTAACGTCAAGGCTGCCGATGAGGCGGTCCTAGCAGCTCAGAAGGTTCGTGATGAGGCAGCTCAGAAGGTGGAGCTCCGGAAGAAACAAAAAGAGCCATATGAGGTAGACGTTATGGTTCAGGAGGAGTTTGCCAAAAAGGTTGTCTCGGCAAAGAAAGATTATGACGCGGCTGTGGTAGCGAAGAGCGAGGCTGAGAAGCAGGTCGCACTTCGTGAGCAGCAGCTTAAGAATTACGTCAACGTTGATGCAGAGCTTGAGCAGGCTCAAGAGGCGCTTCGCGACGCAGAATCTGGCAAGGTCTATGCATCTTTGAAGGAAGCCGACTGCTTCACTGCCAAGACATCGGAGAAGTTAACCCCAGCAGCCGAATCAGATTCACCGCAGAGGTCGAACATCTTTCTGGCGATCATCGCAGGACTGGGCTTGGCCGGACTGTTGGCATTTTTCATGCCTGTTATTGCGAAGTTTTTGGGTCGTTAA